GCGTTTGTAATAAGGCATGCACCCTGCTGGTAAAGAAGAGGAACACGGTTTGCAAACCGTAATATTTGTGCAGGACCTTCAGATTCAAGCTTTCCGCCATACCCGATTGCCGCTTCGACAATAAACGGATGGCCTGAAAAAACCTGGCTTTTTCTTGTTCTTGAACGGACAAAGTCAAGCTGAAATTCCTTATCAATTCCGGCGACAATTTTATCCTCTCCAATTGGAGACAAACATTGTGATGCCGGAGGAGGGGGTACCTGAACAGTCTGCATTGCGTCAAGGAGCTTTTTTAATTCCTCTGTTTTAAGACCCTGTGCTTTTCTGTCAGGCTTTAAACCAGACATTCCGATTATTTCATCAGCGTTTTTATCTCCTACTCTTGAGAAGCCTTCAATTAAAAATTCTTTTAGTTTAAGAGAGCTTGCCTCAGCCATTCTTTTGAGTGTTCCAAACTCAATTCCGTGCGGGTGGGGTGCAATTGCTTTTGGGGGAATAATTGTTTCATCAGAGCCTCTTTCAAAATTGAATTTTTCACCGTCTATATCAGCCCTTATTCTTGCATGCGGGTTTACAACAGCAGTGTATCTTAAGTAATCAAGAAGCCTTTTTTTTGCCGCAAGAGAACTTTTGAATTCAATCTCAACGCGGGTACCGTGCATTCTGTCCCAGTCAATCTCTTCCTGTTCTAAAACCTGAGGCTCGTTAACCTCGGTTTTTATCATAATCAGAAAGCGGTTTGCCTTTGATGTGTGACCTGTTCTTGAAATTACTGTTGCCGGAATGCCTGTTGTAAGCTGGGCATAAAGGACTGCGGCGCTTATTCCTATACCCTGCTGACCGCGGCTCTGCTTAATCTGGTGAAATCTTGAGCCATAGAGTAGTTTTCCAAAGACAAAAGGAACCTGTTTTGGAACAATTCCCGGCCCGTTATCTTCAACAATAATCCTGTAAACGTCCTTTTCAGTCCTTTTTATTCCGACATAGATGTCAGGAAGCACCTCTGCTTCCTCGCAGGCGTCAAGTGAGTTGTCTACAGCCTCTTTTATTGTTGTAATAATGCCTCTTGTAGGCGAGTCAAAACCAAGAAGATGCTTATTCTTTTCAAAAAATTCTGCAACACTGATACTTCTCTGTTTTGTTGCAAGCTCTTCTGCCAAATCCAATTTTTATTTCACCCCTCTAATAACGGAGATGGCTGAATCGGCTGAAAGCTCTTTTTGTTCGCCGGATTTCATATCTTTCAATGTGATTTTTCCTGATTTTGCCTCGCGTTTTCCAATTACAACTGCATAATCTGCTGTCTTTGCGGCATGCTTCATCTGTGCACCGATTCCCCTTTCAAGTAGGTTTAGTTCGGTTGTAATTCCGGCTTCCCTAAAGATTTTGGCGATTGAGAATGAAAAATCTGAAACATCAGGTGTGTATACGACTGAAACCAATGGCGGTTTTTGCGGATTGAATTCTCCAATTGATACCATTACGCGGTCAAATCCTATTCCAAAACCGCATGATGCAACATCTTCTCCGCCGAAGAGATGTGCAAGCCTGTATGATCCACCGCCTATTATCTGGTTTTCAGCGCCTAAATTGTCTGCAAAGCCCTCAAAGACCATTCCTGTGTAGTAATCAAGACCTCTTACAATACCAAGATTAAGCCTGTATTCAATATTCTGGCTGTCAAGGATTTTAATAAGTTCACACATCCTCTCTTTATCCGGCATATCCCCGCAGATTTTTAGTGCCTCATCTATTGTTCTGCATTCCAAAAGCGATTTTAAAGAGGCAAAGAGACTTTCAGCGTTTATTTCCTCAAGATATTTTTGAAGTCCGTCAAAATTCTTCTTATCCAAAAGCGCCATTATATCTTTTCTGTGTACATCTGAAAGATCTGATAAAAGATGCTTCATCGGTGCAAGGTGTCCTATATGAAAAGTAAATCTGACACCTGTGGCTTTTAGTATTTCATATGCAAGAAGTATTATCTCAGCCTCACCGGCGGGAGTGTCAGCGCCTATCTGCTCTGCGCCAAACTGCCAGAACTGTCTGTAACGACCCTTTTGCGGGCGTTCATAACGATAGCAGTCTGAAAGATAGCACCATCTGACAGGCTTTGAGAGAACTTTCGCTTCATTGACATACATTCGAAGAACAGCCGCGGTTCCTTCCGGCCTTAATGCAAGTTTTCGCCCGCCCTTGTCTTCAAAGACGTACATCTCATTTATTATGCCCTCTCCTGAACGGATTGTATAAAGTTCCTGGGTTTCAAAGGTAGGTGTGCATATTTCGCGGTAGCCCCAGTTTTGTGCAACGCTTCTCATGCGCATCTCAATTTCTCTTCTCTGTTCCATCTCTTCAGGCAGAAAGTCTCTTGTTCCTCTTGGTTTTTGAAGCATCAGTATTTCTCCGGATAAATTTCTAAATTGTATTTTGGAATTAATTTTGTAATATTTTTCAATTCATTTTTCACTTCATTTTGTATTTTTTGTATTTTTATTTTTTGTAACTTTATTTTGTACAGTATTTTTTGCGTTTTTGTCAGTTATTTCTTATTGGTTTTTATTTGGAATGCCTGATTTTTTAAATTGTTAAATTTTATCATCATCTGTTGTATTATGCAGTACTGCCTTTCCGAGAATCCTGTCTGCTGTTGTTGAATCTTTTGACCAGACTTTTGTTCTTTCTCTTTCTATTCTTCCCTGAAGGTAGAGTGCAAGAAGAATCAGTCCCAGTCCGACCAGTTCATATCCGCGGAATTCAAATAAAAGGCCGAGCAATGAAAGTGTTGTATAAAATACGCCATAGTAGGCCGCCTTTCTGTATCCCTTAAATCCGGTCCTGTAAAAGATTCTTGCATCACGAAGCCACAAGTACAAAACAGTGGCCACTCCAAAAAGGGCTATATAAATAAAAAAACTGTATGCCATGACAATAATTATTATTCAACTCCTGACCATATGTTAGTTATCTGTTATGAGTAAAAACAAAACACTTAAAAGTGTCCTTTTAAGTTTCAAAAACGGTGAGATAACTATTGATGAGGCCGAGGAGAAGGTTGGCGGAATCCGCCTTGATATGATTGGCGAGTGCGCAAAAATTGATACTGGAAGAAATATCCGTTGCGGAATTCCAGAAGTAGTCCTTGCTGAAAATAAAGACATGAAACATCTTTTGGCAATCGTTGAAAAGATAACAAAATCATCCGGAAGATGCATTGCATCAAGAGTTCAGCCGGAACAGGCTGATGCCTTAAAAGAATTCTCTCAAAAATCAGGGTTTTCATATGAATATAACAGTGAAGGCAGGATGGTTGTTATATCAAATGTGCCACCTCCTGAAAAGACCGGCGGAGTTGTCGCAATAATTACAGCAGGCACATCAGATATTCGTGTTGCAGAGGAGGCAAAAGTGATTGCCGAAGAGATGGGGTGTGTTGTAAAAACAGCATATGATGCAGGTGCGGCAGGAATACACAGGCTTTTTCCGGCGGTAAAAGATCTTTTGGATGCGCATTCCTTTGTAGTATGCGCAGGGCGCGAGGGAACACTTCCGACAATCATCGCAGGACTTGTTGACAGACCTGTAATTGGCGTTCCTGTAAGCGTTGGCTATGGTTTCATGGGAGGCGGCGAAGCGGCGCTTGCAAGTATGCTTCAGTCATGTGCGGTTTTAACGGTTGTAAATATTGATGCCGGATTTACGGCAGGCGCTTATGCGGCTTTAATTGCAAACATGGCAGGCGGTAATAAATGAAGATAGAAAGAGGGCTTTACATTGGCAGATTTCAGCCTTATCATAAGGGGCATCAGTCAGTTCTTGAAAGAATAGCAGGTCAGGTTGATGAGATAATAATTGGTATTGGAAGCGCCCAGTTAAGTCATGATGTTAACAATCCCTTCACGGCGGGTGAGAGGGTTATGATGATTACAAGATCGTTAGAAGACTTGCCCTGTCGTTATTATGTAATTCCAATTGAGGATTTAAGGAGAAACTCTTTGTGGGTTGCACATGTAACATCCATGGCGCCTCCTTTTAAAAGAGTTTTTTCAAGCAACCCTCTTGTTATGCAGTTATTCTCTGAAAGTGGAATTGTTGTTGAATCACCTGATATGTATGAGCGTGAATCGCATAGCGGGACTGAGATAAGAAGAAGAATGCTAAAAGGTGAAGACTGGCAGAAACTTGTTCCACTCCAGGTTGTTGATGTAATAGAGGAGATAAAAGGGGTAGAGCGTCTCTGCAGAATTTCAGGCACTGATTAAAAAGCATAAAACGCATAAAAAGAAAAAAAGATGATGCTCTGTGCCTGTTTTGGTATTCATAATAGATATAATTAAACAAATAAATTAAAATCAGATTAGTTGAGGTAAAAATGGCAGGATTTTTTAAGAAACTCTTTTCAAAAGAGGAAGAAACACCGCCTGCGATGGATTTTTCTGAAATCGCAGGGTATCTGAAAAACCTTGAAAAAGAGGATTTAGAAAAATTAGAGGCAGCATCGCAAAAATCGAAGAAAGAGGTGCTAACGGCAATCGAAGATCTTAAAATAAAGGCTGACTCAATATCCGGTGCAAAGATTCCCGATGATTCAGTTGTTGCCCCCCGAGTCAGAACAGTTGTAGAAAAGTCTCTTCCGAATTTTTCAGCATCCCTTTTAAAAGCAATGCCTCAAAATCTTCCGGAAAACCCTGAGGAATATTATGCCTCTCTTGTTGAAACTATTCAGGCAGTAAGCAAATGTATGAGAGGTCAGGGGAAATATATACATATCGTATTTCCGGCTGAGATGAAGGACATTAAAGCCTCTGTTGATGTAATAGGGCGTGCCATAAATAATCTGAATAATGAATTAAAACCGGTAATGGATAAGAAGGCAAATGTGGTCTCAGTTAGAGGAGAACTTTTAAAAACTGAGTCTTTAGTATCTGAATACTCGTCTTCTGTTGATACTATAAATGAATTAAAATCAGAGATTTCATCAAATGAAGATGAAATTGAAAAAATAATTGAAGAAATAACACTCTGCAGAAAATCTCCTGATTTTTTGGAGTATGAAGGGCAGATTGAGAGAATTAAGGTTCTTGAAGAGGAGAAAAGTGAACTTTCAGACAGCTACAGAGCCGCAGTTGCAGATGTTTCAAATGTTTTCAGAAAAATAATTTATGCGTCTGAAAGGGAAGGAGAATCTGATTTTTCAAAATCTTTGTTTGATTTTGATTCATACCTTTTATCAGGAGAAATTAAGGATGCCGGAAAAATAAACAAAATTTATTCTGGTCTGTATCCAAAAATTGAGGAATATATTAGAAAAAACCCCGGATTTTTAAAGAACAAGTCTGAAGAATTTTTCTTCTCCGATTCTGATGCTTTCAAAATCCGCATTTCAGAGTTGTGCAATACATACAATCAGGTTAAAGATGAGATTTCCGCTTTAAAAGACACGGTTTCAAAGTCGCAGAGTGCAGAAAAACTCTCTTCATTAAAAGCGAAAATGGAAAAACTAAATGAAGAAAGTGCTATGAAAAACAAAAAAATCTCATCTTTAATTGAAAGACAAAATGAAATATCTGAAGAATACCCTCAACTTTCTGAGAGTCTTTCATCAGCACTTTCTAAATTAAGGGGTTGTGATACAATTATTGTAGATATGCCACAATTACCTCTGAAAAATTAAATTTGCATGAAAATTAATTCGTAACTTACATGAAACATTTAGCATGAAATGATAATTTCATGAACGTTTTTATAGAATCTGAAAAAATCAGATTTTTTTAATTTTTAAAATATTAGATTTTATGGAATTTGTTTCCTTCAGAGTCAGTAAAGACATCTCCGGCTTTAGATACGCAAACATTTGAATTCCAGTCTTCATGCGCGTAAGTTAGGTTATATTTGTAATCGCCGTTTTCCAAAAGTTCCAGATATTCAACAAAACCGTAGTATTCCCAGTTTTCTTTCATCGTTTTATCTTCATTGAATACTAATGTGGCCTTGTAATCATATTCTGAATTTTCATCAATCCATATTCCTGTTATTGGCTCATCTCCTGAAACTTCAGACTCATTTACTTTTGTGTATGTATATCCGTCTATATCAAAAAGTCCGGGAGCTAAATCAGAGGTGAAGAAACTGCATGTATCTCCGTTTTTGTATGCGGCAATGTATTCATCATATCCGTCATCAGTTGTTCCGTTGTATGACCAGTTACCCTCATATGACCAGAGTTCTGTAAATGAAAGGTTATTTTTAAGATCGTCTGATATGGCATAGGAAAGAGAGGCGGTGTCAACAGGCTTATCTGAAACCCATTTTCCGGTAATCAGCGACTCTGCACTTTTACCTGTATCATCTGATGCTATACATCCTGAGAGAAAAACCAGTGTTAATAACACTGAAAATGTGAGAATGACTGCTTTTGTCTTCATTTTATTCATAATGTAGTTTGTCATTTTCAAAATAAATGTGTATATGATTGATGAAGTTTGATGCAGGTTAAAAGAAAAAAATCTGGAAAAAAATTAGTGTGGAATATTCAGGAAAAAATTAGAACAACAATTTTTTAAAAAGAAATAGGAAATTAGAAAAAAGTCAAAAAAAGACAAAAAATAATTAAGTTATATGACGGATTTGACACAAATCCGGATTATAGGCTTTGAAATGTTCCGGGTTATAGTGAATCCAGACTGATTGAGCTGAATGTGTCTGCCATATCGGCAATCTCTGACACTCCAAATGCAGTCTGGACATGGTGAATATCAATTTCCGCGGCGCATGTGCAGACATAATCAATAATATCTATTGAAAGTTCTCTTTTCTGCTTGCTCTTTCGCATCTGATCTGTTAGAAACGCTACCTTTTCAGGCGTTTCCATGCGAAGTTTTGCAAGACTTACTATGCACATATAAATTCGGGTGAGATTCCTGTCGGTACCGGTTATTGTGTCAAA
The genomic region above belongs to Methanomicrobium antiquum and contains:
- a CDS encoding ABC transporter permease — encoded protein: MAYSFFIYIALFGVATVLYLWLRDARIFYRTGFKGYRKAAYYGVFYTTLSLLGLLFEFRGYELVGLGLILLALYLQGRIERERTKVWSKDSTTADRILGKAVLHNTTDDDKI
- a CDS encoding nicotinamide-nucleotide adenylyltransferase, producing the protein MERGLYIGRFQPYHKGHQSVLERIAGQVDEIIIGIGSAQLSHDVNNPFTAGERVMMITRSLEDLPCRYYVIPIEDLRRNSLWVAHVTSMAPPFKRVFSSNPLVMQLFSESGIVVESPDMYERESHSGTEIRRRMLKGEDWQKLVPLQVVDVIEEIKGVERLCRISGTD
- the larB gene encoding nickel pincer cofactor biosynthesis protein LarB; the encoded protein is MSKNKTLKSVLLSFKNGEITIDEAEEKVGGIRLDMIGECAKIDTGRNIRCGIPEVVLAENKDMKHLLAIVEKITKSSGRCIASRVQPEQADALKEFSQKSGFSYEYNSEGRMVVISNVPPPEKTGGVVAIITAGTSDIRVAEEAKVIAEEMGCVVKTAYDAGAAGIHRLFPAVKDLLDAHSFVVCAGREGTLPTIIAGLVDRPVIGVPVSVGYGFMGGGEAALASMLQSCAVLTVVNIDAGFTAGAYAALIANMAGGNK
- the hisS gene encoding histidine--tRNA ligase — encoded protein: MLQKPRGTRDFLPEEMEQRREIEMRMRSVAQNWGYREICTPTFETQELYTIRSGEGIINEMYVFEDKGGRKLALRPEGTAAVLRMYVNEAKVLSKPVRWCYLSDCYRYERPQKGRYRQFWQFGAEQIGADTPAGEAEIILLAYEILKATGVRFTFHIGHLAPMKHLLSDLSDVHRKDIMALLDKKNFDGLQKYLEEINAESLFASLKSLLECRTIDEALKICGDMPDKERMCELIKILDSQNIEYRLNLGIVRGLDYYTGMVFEGFADNLGAENQIIGGGSYRLAHLFGGEDVASCGFGIGFDRVMVSIGEFNPQKPPLVSVVYTPDVSDFSFSIAKIFREAGITTELNLLERGIGAQMKHAAKTADYAVVIGKREAKSGKITLKDMKSGEQKELSADSAISVIRGVK
- a CDS encoding DNA topoisomerase VI subunit B, giving the protein MDLAEELATKQRSISVAEFFEKNKHLLGFDSPTRGIITTIKEAVDNSLDACEEAEVLPDIYVGIKRTEKDVYRIIVEDNGPGIVPKQVPFVFGKLLYGSRFHQIKQSRGQQGIGISAAVLYAQLTTGIPATVISRTGHTSKANRFLIMIKTEVNEPQVLEQEEIDWDRMHGTRVEIEFKSSLAAKKRLLDYLRYTAVVNPHARIRADIDGEKFNFERGSDETIIPPKAIAPHPHGIEFGTLKRMAEASSLKLKEFLIEGFSRVGDKNADEIIGMSGLKPDRKAQGLKTEELKKLLDAMQTVQVPPPPASQCLSPIGEDKIVAGIDKEFQLDFVRSRTRKSQVFSGHPFIVEAAIGYGGKLESEGPAQILRFANRVPLLYQQGACLITNAASQVNWKAYNLSQQGIPIGPVLILVHVASTNVPFTSESKDAVAAIPEIEKEIILVLQELGRELKNYISRRDKNKQQEERARAVCSILPDIAEKVADIVGKPVPDTTSLEAQIMRKVVVKKKVSNGKVLISVNNYTKHPASLTIYNMSEDSASDAKPKPDFVDKIGDEYNKLWKVEISPESSWKTEYSGNSHGTVSVRGVEEKLLVVVDII